From the genome of Malus sylvestris chromosome 6, drMalSylv7.2, whole genome shotgun sequence, one region includes:
- the LOC126627169 gene encoding uncharacterized protein LOC126627169, which yields MGCTFSGLGALYDAVNGGGDVWINENRFKIVRQLGEGGFAYVFLVKEVVADSSASGGGGLAKKFKDPSHVSDDGTYAMKKVLIQNSEQLELVKEEIRVSSLFSHPNLLPLLDHAIIAVKTTQEQSWNHEAYLLFPVHLDGTLLDNAKTMKTKKEFFSTSDVLQIFRQLCAGLKHMHTFDPPYAHNDIKPGNVLITHRKGQSPLAILMDFGSARPARRQIRSRTEALQLQEWASEHCSAPFRAPELWDCPSQADIDERTDVWSLGCTLYAILYGMSPFEYALGESGGSLQLAIVNVQIKWPAGPNPPYPDALHQFITWMLQPQAAVRPRIDDILIHVDKLIAKFSK from the exons ATGGGGTGCACATTCTCTGGTTTAGGCGCTCTGTACGACGCCGTGAACGGCGGAGGCGACGTGTGGATCAACGAGAACCGGTTCAAGATCGTGAGGCAGCTCGGGGAAGGTGGGTTCGCCTATGTGTTTTTGGTCAAGGAGGTGGTCGCCGATTCCTCCGCCTCCGGCGGTGGCGGCCTCGCCAAGAAATTCAAGGATCCCTCTCACGTCTCAG ATGATGGAACTTATGCTATGAAAAAGGTTCTCATTCAGAATAGTGAGCAGTTGGAGTTGGTGAAGGAGGAGATCCGTGTTTCATCGCTGTTCAGTCATCCCAATCTGCTTCCACTTCTTGATCATGCCATTATTGCCGTTAAG ACTACACAAGAACAATCTTGGAACCATGAAGCATACTTGTTATTTCCCGTTCATCTGGATGGAACATTACTGGACAATGCCAAGACtatgaaaactaaaaaggaGTTCTTTTCCACCTCAGATGTTCTTCAAATATTCCGGCAG CTTTGTGCAGGACTCAAGCATATGCACACTTTCGATCCACCATATGCACATAATGATATCAAACCTGGTAACGTTCTGATAACCCATAGAAAGGGACAATCACCTCTTGCAATATTGATGGATTTTGGCAGTGCTCGACCTGCGAGGAGGCAAATTCGCTCTCGTACAGAGGCACTACAGTTGCAG GAATGGGCGTCTGAGCATTGCTCGGCACCATTTCGAGCTCCAGAGTTGTGGGATTGCCCAAGCCAAGCCGATATTGACGAGAGAACTGATGTATGGTCATTAGGATGCACTTTGTATGCAATACT GTACGGAATGTCTCCATTTGAATATGCACTCGGCGAATCTGGAGGAAGCCTACAATTGGCCATAGTCAATGTGCAGATAAAGTGGCCAGCCGGACCTAATCCTCCATATCCAGATGCTCTTCACCAGTTCATCACATGGATGCTTCAGCCGCAGGCTGCAGTCCGTCCGCGCATTGACGATATCCTAATTCACGTGGACAAGTTGATCGCCAAGTTCTCCAAGTGA
- the LOC126627170 gene encoding ceramide synthase 1 LOH3-like, whose product MEEMMGLSGIGDLVKLNWEEESYPVPNDFFVLPLFVLLFPSLRLFLDVFVFERLAKRLLFGKKYASLNVETRDNRKKVNKFKESAFKCVYFFTAELLALYVTYDEPWFSKTRYFWVGPGNQIWPDQKTKLKLKALYMYSAGFYIYSTFALVFWETRRSDFVVSMSHHLATTILIVASYIFKFSRVGSVILALHEGSDVFLEIAKLSKYCGFEMLAGIAFVSFVLSWTVLRLIYFPFWIIWSTSYEALLTLDKEKHIVDGSIYYYLFNTLLIGLLFCHIYWWKLMVRMLVKQIQARGKVDDDVRSDSEGEDDEHED is encoded by the exons ATGGAGGAAATGATGGGTCTGTCTGGAATCGGTGATTTGGTCAAACTCAACTGGGAGGAGGAGTCGTACCCAGTGCCCAATGACTTCTTTGTCCTCCCCTTGTTCGTTCTTCTCTTCCCGTCACTCAGGCTCTTCCTGGACGTTTTCGTCTTTGAG AGATTAGCAAAGCGCCTTTTGTTTGGAAAGAAGTATGCATCGCTGAATGTTGAGACACGTGATAATCGGAAGAAAGTTAATAAATTCAAAGAGTCGGCATTCAAATGTGTTTATTTTTTCACTGCGGAGCTTTTGGCTCTATATGTTACGTACGATGAGCCTTGGTTCTCTAAAACCAGATATTTCTGGGTAGGGCCTGGCAATCAGATTTGGCCCGACCAGAAAACCAA ATTAAAATTGAAGGCGCTTTACATGTATTCCGCTGGATTCTACATCTACTCCACCTTTGCTTTGGTGTTTTGGGAAACAAGGCGTTCTGACTTTGTAGTGTCAATGTCTCATCATTTAGCAACTACGATTTTAATTGTGGCATCTTACATATTCAA GTTTTCTCGAGTAGGCTCGGTCATTTTAGCTCTCCATGAAGGATCTGATGTGTTTTTAGAAATTGCAAAGTTGTCAAAATATTGTGGCTTTGAAATGCTTGCCGGCATTGCTTTTGTTAGTTTTGTTCTCTCTTGGACGGTACTACGTCTTATTTACTTTCCATTCTGGATAATATGGAGTACCAG CTATGAAGCTCTTCTGACCTTGGACAAGGAGAAGCACATAGTGGATGGATCTATATACTATTACTTGTTTAATACTCTTCTAATTGGCTTGCTCTTTTGTCATATTTATTGGTGGAAGTTGATGGTTCGGATGCTCGTGAAGCAAATTCAGGCTAGAGGGAAAGTTGATGACGATGTTCGATCTG ATTCTGAAGGTGAGGATGATGAACACGAGGACTGA
- the LOC126627167 gene encoding agmatine deiminase-like gives MKMEGTPAVHGCYMPAEWEPHSQCWIGWPERPDNWRDNAVPAQQVFTKVASAISKFEPVTVCASANQWANARSQLPENVRVIEMSLNDSWFRDTGPTFVVGKSASCSGTREAKVAGIDWTFNSWGGIDDGCYRDWSHDLLVAQKILEIEKLPRFQHSMILEGGSIHVDGEGTCLTTEECLLNKNRNPHLTKEQIEDQLKAYLGVTKIIWLPRGLYGDDDTNGHIDSLCCFVKPGVVLLSWTDDETDPQYERAVEAVSVLSNTTDAKGRKLEIIKLHIPGPLYMTEREAAGLFQEECEAKPRLAGTRLAASYVNFYIANGAIIAPQFGDQKWDDEAVRVLSKAFPNHEVVRIEGAREIVLGGGNIHCITQQQPRVPLSIDNHDSFHA, from the exons atgaagatgGAAGGCACACCGGCTGTCCATGGATGCTACATGCCTGCAGAGTGGGAACCCCATTCCCAGTGTTGGATTGGATGGCCT GAACGCCCGGATAACTGGAGAGACAATGCAGTGCCTGCTCAACAGGTGTTTACGAAGGTAGCATCTGCAATCTCAAAGTTTGAGCCTGTGACTGTCTGTGCGAGTGCCAATCAG TGGGCAAATGCACGAAGTCAGCTACCAGAAAATGTCAGGGTTATCGAGATGAGTTTGAATGATTCTTGGTTTCGTGATACAGGACCAACA tttgtcGTAGGAAAAAGTGCGTCTTGTTCTGGTACCCGAGAGGCAAAGGTTGCTGGTATTGATTGGACTTTCAACAGTTGGGGAG GCATTGATGATGGTTGTTATCGAGATTGGAGTCATGATCTTCTTGTCGCACAAAAG ATCCTGGAAATTGAGAAGCTTCCAAGGTTTCAACACTCCATGATTCTCGAAGGTGGAAGCATCCATGTCGATGGAGAAG GGACTTGCCTCACCACCGAGGAGTGCCTGTTAAACAAAAACAGGAACCCACATTTGACCAAGGAGCAAATAGAGGATCAACTTAAGGCATATCTCGGAGTGACGAAAATCATTTGGTTGCCTCGTGGATTATACG GAGACGATGATACTAATGGTCACATCGACAGTCTGTGCTGTTTTGTAAAGCCTGGTGTGGTTTTGTTGTCGTGGACTGATGATGAAACGGATCCTCAGTATGAAAGAGCTGTAGAAGCCGTTTCTGTTCTCTCCAATACTACTGATGCCAAGGGTAGGAAATTAGAAATAATTAAACTTCACATACCAGGGCCGCTGTATATGACAGAGAGAGAGGCTGCCGGACTTTTTCAG GAGGAGTGCGAAGCTAAACCGAGACTTGCAGGCACGAGACTTGCTGCTTCATATGTTAATTTCTACATTGCAAATGGAGCAATCATTGCACCCCAATTTGGGGACCAGAAATGGGATGATGAGGCAGTTCGCGTCCTATCCAAAGCCTTCCCAAACCATGAA GTGGTAAGAATTGAAGGCGCAAGGGAGATTGTTCTGGGGGGTGGAAATATACATTGCATTACTCAGCAACAACCACGCGTTCCACTCAGTATCGACAACCATGATTCCTTTCATGCATAG